The Polaribacter sp. KT25b genome contains the following window.
GACAATAAAGTTTCCAGAGCCTGAATTTTGTGCAAAATAAGAGATTTCCGGGTTAGCTCCTGGGTATTCTGATAGCGTAAAAATGATATCACTTTTAGAGGTCTGTATATTGGTTATTACAGAAGAGCCCGCATTTGATAATTCAAAATCTTCTGCAATTGTTGGTATTGATAATTGGTTTGCATCCGTTTCAATTACTAATGTAACCTCACTTGATAAGTATGCATTGGTTATCATTGGAGGGTTTATCTCTGAAGATGTAGTTCCGCCGTATAAATCCATCTGAACTAAAGGAAATATTCTATCAGCAAATTTTTCGTAACCATCTATAAAAGGAAAATGACAATTATCTGTATGATGTGTCATAGCAGCTGTAACCATAATTTGTACATCTGAATTTTCATAAGCAAGCTGTCTTTGTGCTTCTTTAATGTACATTAAAAAACCACCGCATCCATTTTTTGTTTGAAAAATATAAATTTGTTTTATATTGGGATAATCTGTTAGCCAAGATTTTTTTAATTCAATAAATAAATTTTTATATTGAGTTATAGTCGTGCTGTTTCCATCACTTTCTCCTTGAGACCAAAGTACAGCTCTAACGTAATCAGTAAGACCTGAAGTCTTAAGCCTATAGTATAATCGAGAATAATTTGAAGCTAAAGATGTTTGGTAGTTTTCAGGGGCTTGAAAAAAGTTAATACTTTTTGCTCCATCTGCTCCATTAAATATTGCAATAGGAATATTATTGGTGTTAATTATGTTATTAGCGAGTTTTAAACCCCACTGTCCAGTATTTCCATTTGTACCGGTTCCCGCATCACCAATTCCAATAAACCAATTGGAATTATTTTGTAAATCTATTGCATTATCAGTTCCTTTACCAAATACACGAATGAAATTGCTAACATAACTATTAGAACTTCCATAATTGAATGCAATTGCATTAGACTGCCCTTGAATAATATAAACATCACCTGCGACAATATCTGTAACCTCCTTTTCTAGAGTTCTTGTACTTTCCGATAATCCATAAATCTTAATTGAATAATTAACTAGTTCTGCTAGAATTGGGATATTAAAATTAAATGATGCACTATTAGAGCTGTAATTTAGAGTTTTAGTTGTTGTAGTCTGAATCTTATTATTTCGGTAGAGTTCAACTTCAATTGAGCTGTAATAAATTGCTAAGTTACTTACTGACCCTTCAATGATTATATTACCAATATTAGTTGTTAGATCCCTACCTACTAGCTGTTTATTTAAAGGGATTTTATTAAATGTAATTTGTGTGTAGGAGCATTTAAATAATAATATAAACAAGATCGTAATTACAAAATTCTTTTTCTTTAATTTTTTCATAGCGTTTTTTTAATACTTAATATTTTAATTTAGGCATCTTTCTAAAAGTTTTCGAAATTTTATTGTTTGTAGAATATTACATAATTTATATACTCATTTTAAGCTTTCCAAATAATCCAAGATCAATGGAATAGAAAGCATCTTCAAAAACAATAAAAAATTTTAAAATAATTTAGGTTTCCAATTTTTTATCAAAATTAAAACCTTCTCTTATTTAATTCTTACGGCTAACCGTAAGAACCTTAAATTAATTCAAATAACTTCGTCACTCTATCGAAAAAGATTAGTTACAATTATTGTTTTGGGATTTAAAATTGAATTATACAGAATTCGTATAGCTATCGAAGTCCTTGGCTAAATTGTGAAAAGGAGTGTAACTTATTTGCCTAATATTGAAAGAAGATGAGCCTACTATCTTGGTGGATTTTCCAATTGTAGTGACCATTGCGTATTGTGAATATTTAACGTTTAAAGTAAACACACCAACAAATAAAGAGAATATGTTTTTCATAGCTTTTTTTTGTCAAATATATATAAACGGTATTAATTTGACTAAAAATTTAACTATTAATAAATGATTACTTGTAATTATTACATTATCAATAAAAAAAACCACTTAATAAGATTGTAATATTAAAAATAATCCTAAAATATTTAACAATTATTATATAATTTCAACATCTAAAACCTGATGATTTAAAAAACTTAAACTAAACATTCAAATTCATTTTTTGTATCTCATTTATTATTACATTTGAGTAGAAATTATTTATAAATCAGAGTACACGATTCAGTACACGATTTGGTTAAAAAAGCACGTAAAAGGGTGAAATTTTGAATTTTATATCAAATTCATAACCCTGAGGTCACGGGTTCAAATCCCGTTCTCGCTACTATTTTAAATCAGTAAAAAACAACAGTTTAGGTCTCTAAACTGTTTTTTTATGCAATCAATTTATGATTACCTTATCTTTACAACTAAAATTGAACACGATTTGGAACACGATTCTAAAATTTTAGCACCTTTTTCCTCCCCAAAATTCTATACAGCAAAAGGAGATTTATCCAAGCGTTGGTATATCTATTTCTCCTTCCGAAATCCAAAAAAAGGAAAACTAGAAAGAATGGAAAATGTATATGATAAAGTTTTCAATATTGTAATTCTAAATATACAGCCTTTGCTGAAGAAAACAACATAACTATCAGTATAACAGAATAATATGATCCGTTTGAAAATGCTATTGCAAAGCGAATTAATACAACTTTAAAATATAAATGTGGACTGAGAAATTGTATTAAAAATACTGTTATTACTCAAAAGCTAACAAAAAACTGTATATACTTTCAATAATTTAAGACCCCATTATAGCCTAGATTTAAGAAAAACCAGCTGACGTACATTTAAATTCGAATATCAAATATAAATCATTTTGAAAAAATAATGTGAATTTGACTGAACTAACAATTTAAAACAAACCTAATTAAAAATATTTTTTACCTTTTAAACAGCTAAAAAAATAATTTGAATGGTATAAAGTACACCTAAACAAAGGTCAACCTATATCAGTATAATACAAATTTTTAAAACTTTTTTCTGGATCGTCCTCTACCACCTTTCTTAACTCCTTTTACATTTATTTTTTGACCTGCAAAAGTTCCAAATTTATATGTAAAGGTTAGCATAAAATATTGTTCTAAAATTTTATTTTCTACATCTTGAATATATGTTTCTGTTACAGATCTTCTATAACCATTATTTTTTCCAAGCATATCATAAGCAACCAAAGAAAGTGTTGCTTGATTATCCCATAATTCAACACCTAAACCTGCATTCCAAAAAATAGCATCTCCATCAAATTCGTCTCCAACTCTACTGTTATAACGATATGAAACTCTATTAGAAAAGAATGCATTTTTAAGAAAAAACACATTAGTTTCTAAATCTAAGTTCTGCACAAAATAGCTATTATCATTAAATTCATCGGTATCATAAACGCTCTTATTTTTACTGTAACTATATGTTGTGCTTACATCAATCTTATTATCATATGCATATCTAAAAGAAAATGAAGGTCTTAATACAGTTGTTTTTGCTGTAAATTTTACTTCATTTTGAATTGATAAACTATTTTTATAACTCGCATTAAAACGTACATTTAAATTAATGTTTGTTTTTCTACTAAAATAAGATTTCGAAACAGCAAAATTTCCTGAGTATGAATAATCTCCATCTATATTACTATATGTTGTAAATCTATTTAAATCTACATCTGTAGTAGTAGAATTAATTATTTTATTTTTAACAAATTGAGCTTTCGCATTTCCAGAAATATTTATGTTATTATATGCTAAATTATTCTGATAAAGAAATCTTACATTATGAATTACTCCTGGTTCTAAAAGTGGATTACCAACAACTACATGAGTAATATCACTAACATCTTCTACAGGTTGTAATTGACTTACTGATGGTAAATCTACATTTTGATCATATTGCAAAGAAATGTTTTTATATCCATTTATATCCTTATAACGAATTCTTCCTGAATAGGTAAAATATTGAAAATCTGCCTTAAAATCGCGAGCAGTTACCAACTCGTCTTCATAATTTCTATATGTATTTGTATAAGCACCTTCTACATCAAAACGAAATTCTTTATATTGATACCTTAATTTTAACGCTGGTTTTAATGTAGTTGTAACGTATTTACTATCAGAACTTAATAGATCATTAAAATTATTATATTCTTCTGATGTTTTATCAAAATCGTAAATATAATTTTCTGTTTTTTTAGAATTAATTGTTGCGTTGTATCTTGGCATCAACCTAAAATTAGTGAAAAGCTCTTTACTTAAAAAGGCATTAAAACTAATATTACTATTATTACTGTCTGATGTAGTTACTTGATTTTGAACAATAGTTTCACCACTACTTGTAAGTATATTTTCTGAATACTTTTTACTATCTGATTCATCTTTACTAAAATCTGTACCTAAATTTATATTAAAATAATCTGCTTTATTATTTAAAACAGAAGTTACACTAAAATCATTTTTAAATTCATTACTTAAAGATGTCGATTCGTTTTTTGAATTAAAATCGCTCACTAAATCACCATTATTATAATACGAATCTTTATCTACTATGGCACCAGATTCTTTACTAGAATTTTTAAAATCCATTTTGTTTGATAGCCTAACTTTTTTAGTAGAAATATTCTTTTTTGGTTTTAAAATAAAGACTAAATCCGCACCTGCAGTATGACCTTCAGAATCTGTAAAACTACTATTCTTAGAATCTGTAATATAATTTAAATTAGGCAAAAAAGTTTCTTTATGACTTACCTGATCAAAATCTCTACTTTGAGCACTGTATCTATAATTACCATTTATTCTGTTTTCGTTCCATTTTCCTTTTGTGTAATTTGCACCAATAAAATCTGACTCAATATACCCATTACTAGTATCTGTATCTGGCAAAGAATTAAAACCTTTTGATAAATTTATATTATTTGTACCAGCAATAAGACCTATTTGTTTTCCATCAATTAGTTTAAAAATATTTGCATTTGCTTGATATTTTTCATCGGTTCCATATCCTAATTTTACATCACCAAAAGTAGCTCTGTTTTTTCCTTTTTTAATTGTAAAATTGATCTCTTTGGTTCCAGAATCAGATTCCTCTCCTGTAAATTTTTGATTATCTGTTTTATAATCTGTAACCTGAACTTTATTAACAACATTACTTGGCAAGTTTTTTAAAGCGATATCTCCTTTTTGTTCACCAAAAAACTTCATTCCATCAACATTTATAGCAGAAACTTCTATGCCATTTACGGTTATAACACCATCTAAGTCTATATCTACACCAGGTAATTTTTTTAATAAATCTTCCACCTTATCATTAGGTAAAGTTTTAAAACTATCGGCATTATATTCTACTGTATCCTTTTTTATTAATACAGGAGGCGCACGTGAAATGATAGTTATAACATCCAATTCTTCTATTTGATTACTTAATATAATATCTCCCATATTTAATTCTCCTCCTTTGGGTACATCAATATTTTTTACGTAAGGTTTATAACCTAAATACGCGATATTAAAAATAATTTTTGTGTCGGTTCCTGCATTTACAGGTAAAGAAAATTCACCTTTTTTATTTGTAATACCATATGCAATAGGAATACTATCTTTTATACTTTGCAAATAAACAGTTGCTCCATTTAAAACATCAAAATATTGATCTTTTAGGACACCTTCTAAGGTAAATTTTTGAGAAAATAATGATATAGAAATAAATAACGAAAATAATAGTAATGCTCTTTTCATTTTCAGTTTGTGTTGATTAGTATTCGCTTTCTTTGACATAGAATACTTATTTATGGTTTAAATTAAAAATGTTAAATAATAGTTAATTTTTAACATTTCTTTAAGTAATTGCGTTATTAAGATAATTTTCATTAAATTTAAAAGCTATGAAAAAAAATCCTACTATATTTTTAGAACAAGAGAATTATAAAAAAGTATCTCAACTGCTTGTAAAGTTCAAGTATAGTGATACTATAATTAATTTAATGAGAAAAATTCCTGATGCCAGTTGGAATAAAACATTAAGATCTTGGCAAATAAAATACTCTAAAGAAAATTTAGATATAATTTTAAATACTTTTAAAAATATAACCACAATTGATGATAGTAAACTTCCAAAAAAAGTGCTTTTTAAAAGAGATTTAACAAATAATCAAAAAAAACTTTTAAATAATTTTTACTTATATCTAAAAGGAAAAAGATATAGCAAAAGTACTATACAAACCTACACTTTCTTTGTTGCTGATTTTGTTAGTTATTATACAAAAAGGTCTTTAGATGAATTAACAAATAGAGATGTTGAACTCTTTATAGAAAAAGTTTTTATAGAACGAAATTATTCGATTAGTTCTCAAAGGCAGTTTGTTAGTGCATTAAAAATTTTCATAGCTTTTTATCCACATACAAAAATTAATGATTTAATTTTAGAGAGACCTAAAAAATCAAGAAAGCTTCCTAGTGTTTTATCACAAGAAGAAGTTTTAGAAATTATTAGATGCACACAAAACCTAAAACACAGAGCTATTTTAACATTAATTTACTCTTGTGGACTAAGAATTAGTGAGTTAATTAATTTAAAATTAGTAGATTTTCATATTGAAAGAAAACAATTAATTGTAAAAAATGGTAAAGGAAGAAAAGACAGATATATAAGTTTAGCTGATAGTTTTTTACCTTTATTATCTAATTATTATCATTCATACAAACCAAAAAAATACTTTGTAGAAGGTCAAAATGATGGTAAATATAGTGCCGAAAGTGTAAGACAATTTTTAAGGAAAAGTTGCGCTAAAGCTAGAATAAAAAAAACTGTCACTCCGCATACGCTAAGGCATAGTTATGCGACCCATTTATTAGAAAACGGAGTTGACATTAGATATATTCAATCTTTATTAGGACACGCAAAACCAGAAACAACAATGATTTATACTCATGTAAAGCGAAAAGATTTAATGGAAATTCAAAATCCGTTAGATATTGCTTTGCAAAAACTAAATAAGATAAATAAAGACAAGGAAAATGTTTTATTATCCCGAAATATTTAACCAAAAAACAATATATTTGATTGCATATAACCCGTTGTGCATAATGCGAAAAACCAACGAAAACTAATAAAATTATGACATCAGAAAGCTTCGAAAATCATAACATCTTTGACAGATTAAATTCGTTAAAAGAAATTTTAGAGAATGAAGAAAACAAAGAGAAAATTGATTTAGAAAAGCTCTCTTTTTTTCAAACAGTTTTCTCATACATTAATCAGCGAGTAAAATTAACAATTCCTGATTTAGTTCTACAAACGGAATTAGACTCTCTAAGTGCCGAATTAAATGCAGGTATTTCTAACATAAATAAATTTATAGGAAATAACAACCAAGGACATTTAACAAATGCCACAAACAATTTTAATGCTGCAATAACTAAAATAAAAAATTTCCCTATTCCTGTTGCAAAAGCAGATTTTAATTTTTCCCGAAAAATTGCCGAATTTGAAAAAACAGTTAAGAATAAATACAAATCTTTAGAAAAAGAAAAAGACGAGCTAAAAACTGAAATCACTAAGTTTAAGACTGATTTAACAACTAAAGAATCGGAAATTCAAAGATTACTAAAATTAATAGATGGAAAAGAAACAGAAATTCTAAATCTTAATTCCACTTTCCAAACCAGTTTTAATAATATAAAATCAGAACATAATCAAAATTTCGAAAACGATAAAAAAACTTATCGTGCGGAAATAGATAAATCAAAGGAAGTTTTTCGTAAAGAAATTGACGAATTAAAAAGCAGTATTGATACTGACACAACTGGTTTAGTAGAAAAATTAGAGACAAAACATTCAGAAGCAAAAAAATTGGTTAATCTTATCGGAAATGTTGGAGTTACTGGTAACTATCAAAATATAGCGAACAGTCATAAAGAAAGTGCTAATTTTTGGAGAGGATTTGCTATTGTATTTATGAGTATTTTTTCAGGTCTTTTAGTATGGACAATTATTGATTTAAGTTCATTAGGATTTGACTGGACAAAGTCTTTAATTAGGTTAGTTGCTGCTGCTGCTCTTTCTTATCCTGC
Protein-coding sequences here:
- a CDS encoding T9SS type A sorting domain-containing protein encodes the protein MKKLKKKNFVITILFILLFKCSYTQITFNKIPLNKQLVGRDLTTNIGNIIIEGSVSNLAIYYSSIEVELYRNNKIQTTTTKTLNYSSNSASFNFNIPILAELVNYSIKIYGLSESTRTLEKEVTDIVAGDVYIIQGQSNAIAFNYGSSNSYVSNFIRVFGKGTDNAIDLQNNSNWFIGIGDAGTGTNGNTGQWGLKLANNIINTNNIPIAIFNGADGAKSINFFQAPENYQTSLASNYSRLYYRLKTSGLTDYVRAVLWSQGESDGNSTTITQYKNLFIELKKSWLTDYPNIKQIYIFQTKNGCGGFLMYIKEAQRQLAYENSDVQIMVTAAMTHHTDNCHFPFIDGYEKFADRIFPLVQMDLYGGTTSSEINPPMITNAYLSSEVTLVIETDANQLSIPTIAEDFELSNAGSSVITNIQTSKSDIIFTLSEYPGANPEISYFAQNSGSGNFIVNTNNLELVCFYKYPIKTNILSINNLNLNDKILVYPNPTDAVFFVKLPITKDKIRVKILDLLGKKIFDENYYSNEFRIELPNAEVGMYLLKLELNNKIYTKKIIIN
- a CDS encoding outer membrane beta-barrel protein, with translation MKRALLLFSLFISISLFSQKFTLEGVLKDQYFDVLNGATVYLQSIKDSIPIAYGITNKKGEFSLPVNAGTDTKIIFNIAYLGYKPYVKNIDVPKGGELNMGDIILSNQIEELDVITIISRAPPVLIKKDTVEYNADSFKTLPNDKVEDLLKKLPGVDIDLDGVITVNGIEVSAINVDGMKFFGEQKGDIALKNLPSNVVNKVQVTDYKTDNQKFTGEESDSGTKEINFTIKKGKNRATFGDVKLGYGTDEKYQANANIFKLIDGKQIGLIAGTNNINLSKGFNSLPDTDTSNGYIESDFIGANYTKGKWNENRINGNYRYSAQSRDFDQVSHKETFLPNLNYITDSKNSSFTDSEGHTAGADLVFILKPKKNISTKKVRLSNKMDFKNSSKESGAIVDKDSYYNNGDLVSDFNSKNESTSLSNEFKNDFSVTSVLNNKADYFNINLGTDFSKDESDSKKYSENILTSSGETIVQNQVTTSDSNNSNISFNAFLSKELFTNFRLMPRYNATINSKKTENYIYDFDKTSEEYNNFNDLLSSDSKYVTTTLKPALKLRYQYKEFRFDVEGAYTNTYRNYEDELVTARDFKADFQYFTYSGRIRYKDINGYKNISLQYDQNVDLPSVSQLQPVEDVSDITHVVVGNPLLEPGVIHNVRFLYQNNLAYNNINISGNAKAQFVKNKIINSTTTDVDLNRFTTYSNIDGDYSYSGNFAVSKSYFSRKTNINLNVRFNASYKNSLSIQNEVKFTAKTTVLRPSFSFRYAYDNKIDVSTTYSYSKNKSVYDTDEFNDNSYFVQNLDLETNVFFLKNAFFSNRVSYRYNSRVGDEFDGDAIFWNAGLGVELWDNQATLSLVAYDMLGKNNGYRRSVTETYIQDVENKILEQYFMLTFTYKFGTFAGQKINVKGVKKGGRGRSRKKF
- a CDS encoding site-specific integrase, which translates into the protein MKKNPTIFLEQENYKKVSQLLVKFKYSDTIINLMRKIPDASWNKTLRSWQIKYSKENLDIILNTFKNITTIDDSKLPKKVLFKRDLTNNQKKLLNNFYLYLKGKRYSKSTIQTYTFFVADFVSYYTKRSLDELTNRDVELFIEKVFIERNYSISSQRQFVSALKIFIAFYPHTKINDLILERPKKSRKLPSVLSQEEVLEIIRCTQNLKHRAILTLIYSCGLRISELINLKLVDFHIERKQLIVKNGKGRKDRYISLADSFLPLLSNYYHSYKPKKYFVEGQNDGKYSAESVRQFLRKSCAKARIKKTVTPHTLRHSYATHLLENGVDIRYIQSLLGHAKPETTMIYTHVKRKDLMEIQNPLDIALQKLNKINKDKENVLLSRNI